A single Silvibacterium dinghuense DNA region contains:
- a CDS encoding MBOAT family O-acyltransferase, translating to MESASFQFVAFGLAVALVANFSRSAKWRSAILLLASLFFVWTLTPRPAQALPFAGFLAIGYLALILVNRGFKRLVSWSVIALVIAYIWLKKYTFLPNATFLTVPYITVGLSYVFFRVLHLVIEAGDQEAGIHVGPLQYLTYTLNFTTFVSGPIQRYDQFQQNFAGDKLLEIDTAVFGEQMERIVRGLFKVNVLATLLDAQRVDILVRLGQPDAMIHKAGWAFLLIVVYPFFLYCNFSGYIDIVIAMARLMRIRLPENFDRPFSATSFLDFWNRWHITLSMWLKTYVYNPLLITLMRRFTSVSIQPFLGVLCFFVTFFLIGVWHGRTSEFALFGVLQGGGVAINKLWQIFLAKRLGRKPYKALAENAVYRIFARGLTFTWFAFTLFWFWADWGKLDRIASSLSVAAWLAVWPAVWIAASLVLAAYQAVRARALAVQTAQGPVLTSRYVRVAWASALAFITFLIYALLAQPAPDIVYKAF from the coding sequence ATGGAAAGCGCATCGTTTCAATTCGTAGCCTTCGGGCTTGCCGTCGCCCTCGTCGCCAATTTCAGCCGCTCGGCAAAATGGCGATCGGCCATACTGCTGCTGGCAAGCCTCTTCTTCGTGTGGACACTGACACCGCGTCCTGCGCAGGCGCTGCCCTTCGCCGGCTTTCTTGCTATCGGCTATCTTGCTCTCATCCTGGTCAACCGCGGATTCAAGCGGCTGGTCTCGTGGAGCGTCATCGCGCTTGTCATCGCCTACATCTGGCTGAAGAAATACACATTCCTCCCCAACGCGACCTTTCTCACCGTTCCCTACATCACGGTCGGGCTCTCCTATGTTTTCTTCCGCGTGCTGCATCTCGTCATCGAGGCGGGAGACCAGGAAGCAGGCATACACGTGGGGCCGCTCCAATACCTGACCTACACGCTCAATTTCACCACCTTCGTCTCTGGCCCTATCCAGCGCTACGACCAGTTCCAGCAGAACTTCGCCGGTGACAAGCTTCTTGAGATCGACACCGCCGTGTTCGGCGAGCAGATGGAACGGATCGTGCGCGGGCTCTTCAAGGTCAACGTGCTGGCCACGCTTCTCGATGCGCAGCGCGTCGATATTCTGGTGCGGCTGGGGCAGCCGGACGCGATGATCCACAAAGCAGGCTGGGCCTTTCTGTTGATCGTCGTATATCCGTTCTTCCTTTACTGCAATTTCTCCGGATACATCGACATCGTGATTGCGATGGCGCGGCTCATGCGCATCCGGCTGCCTGAAAATTTTGATCGCCCCTTCTCGGCAACCTCGTTCCTCGACTTCTGGAATCGCTGGCACATCACCCTGTCCATGTGGCTGAAGACCTACGTCTACAACCCGCTGCTCATTACCCTGATGCGCCGGTTTACGTCCGTCTCCATCCAGCCATTTCTCGGCGTTCTCTGCTTCTTCGTGACCTTCTTCCTGATCGGTGTCTGGCATGGCCGGACTTCGGAGTTTGCCCTCTTCGGTGTATTGCAGGGCGGCGGGGTGGCCATCAACAAGCTGTGGCAGATCTTTCTGGCCAAGCGCCTCGGACGCAAGCCATACAAGGCCCTGGCCGAGAATGCGGTCTACAGGATCTTTGCCCGCGGCCTCACCTTTACCTGGTTTGCTTTCACACTCTTCTGGTTCTGGGCCGACTGGGGCAAGCTTGACCGCATTGCCTCCTCGCTTTCCGTTGCGGCGTGGCTGGCTGTGTGGCCTGCGGTCTGGATTGCGGCATCACTGGTTCTGGCGGCGTATCAGGCCGTCCGCGCCCGCGCACTGGCCGTGCAAACCGCGCAAGGACCAGTGCTCACCAGCCGCTATGTGCGTGTCGCATGGGCCAGCGCACTGGCCTTTATCACTTTCCTGATCTACGCACTGCTGGCCCAGCCTGCTCCGGATATCGTCTACAAAGCGTTCTGA
- a CDS encoding DUF3857 domain-containing protein: MLSRTGMKLAGCALLGLTALACGGKAWASDAVPDWVTAAAAEKSPAGNAKAVVLLEDRLLEVDAAGKIRLRTRMVVRIVRPQGREYARPIAYMRSDRKLLSFHVWSISPDGHPFKVKDNQIVEAGSEEWGILYDDVRFRTAEVPGADPGGVVAWESTVEEPLYSGETDWEFQGEIPQVRSVFEADLPAGWQYRALWCRHPSVAPTEVAPNHWRWEVRDVPGIHLDDIPLAPSDESLMGRMTLHYAASPLPDGPALWSRIGDWYLPLAEPKTEAPSEIATESRQLVSPDADFLDRVDKVSTFLQQQIRYVGIEIGVGGYIPHAATDTYRNRYGDCKDKATLLLAMLNAVGVRGTWVMVDTERGVVDAETPSLIGNHMIAAIEIPKGYENPRMKAVVTAKNGQRYLIFDPTNEYVPAGLIPAYLQGGVGILMAGAGTEAVTLPVLGPETSTTERTAEFELGTDGSLKGDVKVERFGSLASGMRRLYTMHDQKETRESLEKSLRSDFPEFDVTSQKTGDVRTLEKPFAVEYGVSVPGYARQAGNFLLLRPRVLGSDAMAIGDAPRALPIEFSGLEERKDTFTVKLPAGYSVDEVPEPVHLETDFATYDSSVEVKSGEVVYHRDYRLKKLELAAGDYATLEKLEGAINADENRSAVLKKP; the protein is encoded by the coding sequence ATGCTGTCGCGTACGGGAATGAAGCTGGCAGGATGCGCGTTGCTGGGGCTCACTGCTCTGGCGTGTGGTGGGAAGGCGTGGGCTTCTGACGCGGTGCCGGACTGGGTGACGGCGGCTGCCGCGGAAAAGTCGCCAGCAGGCAATGCGAAGGCGGTCGTGCTGCTCGAAGACCGGCTGCTGGAGGTGGACGCAGCCGGCAAGATACGGCTGAGAACGCGCATGGTGGTGCGGATCGTGCGGCCGCAGGGCCGTGAGTATGCGCGGCCGATTGCGTATATGCGCAGCGATCGCAAGCTGCTGAGCTTTCATGTGTGGAGTATTTCGCCGGATGGTCATCCGTTCAAGGTCAAGGATAACCAGATCGTCGAAGCCGGTTCGGAGGAGTGGGGGATTCTTTACGACGACGTCCGTTTCCGTACCGCGGAGGTGCCGGGTGCAGATCCCGGCGGTGTCGTGGCGTGGGAGTCGACAGTGGAAGAGCCGCTCTATTCCGGGGAGACCGACTGGGAGTTTCAGGGCGAAATTCCGCAGGTACGGTCGGTCTTCGAGGCAGATCTGCCGGCGGGATGGCAGTATCGCGCGCTGTGGTGCCGGCATCCCTCGGTAGCTCCGACAGAGGTGGCGCCGAACCACTGGCGCTGGGAGGTGCGGGATGTGCCGGGGATTCATCTGGACGATATTCCTCTCGCACCGTCTGACGAGTCATTGATGGGGCGGATGACGCTGCACTATGCGGCTTCACCGTTGCCCGACGGTCCCGCGCTCTGGTCGCGGATCGGAGATTGGTATCTGCCGCTTGCGGAGCCGAAGACTGAGGCGCCGTCAGAGATCGCTACCGAGAGCCGCCAGCTGGTTTCACCGGATGCCGACTTTCTCGACCGGGTAGACAAGGTATCGACCTTTCTCCAGCAGCAGATTCGCTATGTAGGGATTGAGATCGGCGTCGGTGGCTACATTCCGCATGCGGCGACGGATACCTATCGCAACCGCTACGGCGACTGTAAGGACAAGGCCACGCTGTTGCTGGCCATGCTGAATGCCGTAGGCGTGCGCGGCACGTGGGTGATGGTGGATACGGAGCGCGGCGTGGTCGATGCGGAGACGCCGTCACTGATCGGCAACCACATGATTGCGGCCATCGAGATTCCCAAAGGCTACGAGAATCCGCGGATGAAGGCGGTGGTCACGGCGAAGAACGGGCAGCGCTATCTGATCTTTGATCCGACGAATGAGTATGTTCCGGCGGGGCTCATCCCGGCATATCTGCAGGGCGGCGTCGGTATCCTGATGGCCGGTGCGGGGACCGAGGCGGTGACGCTGCCGGTGCTCGGTCCGGAGACGAGCACGACGGAGCGGACGGCCGAGTTCGAGCTGGGCACAGATGGATCGCTGAAAGGCGATGTGAAGGTGGAGCGCTTCGGGTCTCTGGCTTCAGGCATGCGCCGTCTCTACACGATGCATGATCAGAAGGAGACACGGGAGAGCCTTGAGAAGTCGCTGCGCAGCGACTTCCCCGAGTTCGATGTGACATCGCAGAAGACAGGCGATGTCCGGACACTGGAGAAGCCTTTTGCCGTGGAGTATGGAGTCTCGGTACCGGGATATGCGCGGCAGGCGGGAAACTTCCTCCTGTTGCGCCCGCGTGTGCTGGGTAGCGATGCCATGGCGATTGGCGACGCACCGCGAGCGCTTCCAATTGAGTTCAGCGGGCTTGAAGAGCGCAAGGATACCTTCACCGTGAAGCTGCCGGCTGGCTATTCCGTGGATGAAGTCCCCGAGCCGGTGCACCTGGAGACGGACTTCGCTACCTATGACAGCAGCGTAGAGGTAAAAAGCGGTGAGGTGGTCTACCACCGCGACTACCGGCTGAAGAAGTTGGAGCTTGCAGCCGGGGATTATGCCACTCTCGAGAAGCTGGAAGGGGCGATCAACGCGGATGAGAATCGGAGCGCGGTGCTGAAAAAGCCCTAA
- a CDS encoding SGNH/GDSL hydrolase family protein, producing MSTAEQNSSQQTTPNPSAERRLPLRDWVLLPFLSVLTIALLAGSTEWFARHHFSESKTSTLTCLNVSDPQFGVSAHPNTVCSQKMRESELVEFRFNNCGLRTNHPCTPAPEGTYRIALLGSSLAEGMWVPQPETFAALLPDKLSTMTGRKVDLYNLAMQWETPRNAASRIDQTIAAKPDLVIWQLGPFDVDNATLKLPYIPGKQVADDGTAPQAPTEATPTGFVQRIRAAAQRHGSLDGLLSAAWSRISEPLNETATVFLVKHYLYKSQSQFLRQYLANSPSSGFLHKQTPPEIQTQLGHLNGYLDEVATRLKAANIPLMIVFLPNRPQADMVASGSWPATDDPYHLEDEVRQMALAHGAKFVEVLHDFQGISNPDRLYFPVDGHLTPAGQGVIADLLAKKLTNGVIPELRVAPSASGAQGDK from the coding sequence ATGAGCACTGCAGAACAGAATAGTTCTCAACAGACAACCCCCAACCCCTCCGCAGAACGAAGACTACCGCTGCGCGATTGGGTCCTGCTTCCGTTTCTCAGCGTGCTGACGATCGCACTGCTGGCCGGCTCTACCGAGTGGTTTGCGCGTCACCACTTTTCGGAATCGAAGACCTCGACACTGACCTGTCTGAACGTAAGCGATCCGCAGTTCGGAGTCAGCGCGCACCCGAACACGGTGTGCAGCCAGAAGATGCGGGAGAGTGAGCTTGTCGAATTCCGCTTCAACAATTGCGGTCTCCGCACGAATCACCCCTGCACGCCTGCGCCCGAAGGCACGTATCGCATTGCCCTGCTCGGATCGTCGCTGGCCGAAGGGATGTGGGTGCCGCAGCCTGAGACCTTCGCGGCTCTTCTGCCCGACAAGCTCTCAACGATGACCGGCCGTAAGGTCGATCTCTACAACCTTGCCATGCAGTGGGAGACACCGCGCAACGCAGCCTCGCGCATCGACCAGACAATCGCCGCCAAACCTGACCTTGTCATATGGCAGCTCGGTCCCTTCGATGTCGATAACGCGACGCTCAAGCTCCCTTACATTCCCGGCAAGCAGGTGGCCGATGATGGCACCGCGCCCCAGGCTCCGACAGAAGCCACACCCACAGGGTTTGTACAGCGCATCCGCGCGGCAGCGCAAAGGCACGGCTCTCTCGATGGCCTGCTGAGCGCGGCATGGTCGCGCATCAGCGAACCGCTCAACGAAACAGCTACGGTATTTCTGGTCAAACACTATCTCTACAAGAGTCAGAGCCAGTTCCTCAGGCAGTATCTGGCGAACAGCCCCAGCTCCGGCTTTCTGCATAAGCAGACCCCTCCGGAGATTCAGACGCAGCTAGGTCATCTCAACGGCTATCTCGATGAGGTAGCAACGCGCCTGAAAGCCGCAAATATTCCCCTGATGATCGTCTTTCTGCCCAATCGCCCGCAGGCCGACATGGTGGCATCCGGATCATGGCCAGCGACGGATGATCCGTATCATCTCGAAGATGAGGTCCGGCAGATGGCTCTCGCGCATGGCGCGAAGTTTGTCGAAGTCCTGCATGATTTCCAGGGCATCTCAAATCCGGATCGCCTCTATTTTCCCGTGGACGGCCATCTGACGCCCGCAGGACAAGGCGTGATTGCCGACCTGCTTGCGAAGAAGCTGACGAATGGAGTTATTCCTGAGTTACGCGTTGCTCCATCCGCCTCTGGCGCACAGGGGGACAAATAA